The following are from one region of the Acidobacteriota bacterium genome:
- a CDS encoding glycosyltransferase family 2 protein, with the protein MPSAADPDVQQANRLFASVIIAVYNDWAPLANCLQSLAAQTKAFSFEVIVVDDGSTHNAPASILEWMQKYRWKILRQPHLGPAAARNHGIRQSVGEILVFTDADCILEDHCFAALGACIAASPSCGYFQLCLAGVRSNLPGKAEDLRLIATQSFLLQPDGCIRYMNTAGFAVRRSCVDVETGLFDERALRAEDSLLLANLMRRNQLPFFVRAAAVRHPINLSVLGVLRRTVRSALLEAPTHAIISTLGIKVLMNHRERFGMLRSIWRISKTKSIGRAAFVLLVARQTLRLLTLTACRILPRRKREENVVGNLGQV; encoded by the coding sequence ATGCCATCCGCAGCCGACCCGGATGTCCAACAGGCGAACCGGCTATTCGCGAGCGTCATCATCGCGGTTTACAACGATTGGGCGCCGCTGGCGAACTGCCTGCAATCACTGGCTGCACAGACCAAGGCATTCAGTTTTGAAGTCATTGTTGTCGATGACGGCAGTACACACAATGCGCCTGCATCCATCCTCGAGTGGATGCAGAAGTATCGTTGGAAAATCCTACGGCAGCCGCATCTTGGACCGGCGGCAGCCAGAAATCATGGGATTCGACAATCGGTCGGCGAGATTCTGGTCTTCACTGACGCCGATTGCATCCTCGAAGATCATTGCTTCGCCGCATTGGGCGCATGCATCGCGGCGTCCCCCTCGTGCGGCTACTTTCAGCTTTGTTTGGCGGGAGTGCGATCCAACCTGCCCGGAAAGGCTGAGGACTTGCGTCTGATCGCCACGCAGAGCTTTCTTCTCCAACCGGATGGCTGCATTCGATACATGAACACTGCCGGGTTCGCTGTTCGGCGTTCCTGTGTCGATGTAGAGACAGGTCTATTTGATGAGCGCGCGCTGCGCGCCGAGGATTCGCTTCTGTTGGCCAACTTGATGCGACGGAATCAATTGCCTTTTTTTGTCCGGGCTGCCGCCGTCCGTCATCCGATCAATCTGTCGGTTCTGGGAGTTCTGCGCAGGACGGTTCGCTCTGCCCTGCTGGAGGCTCCGACGCACGCCATTATTTCAACTTTGGGCATAAAGGTTCTCATGAACCATCGCGAGAGATTCGGGATGCTGCGCTCCATCTGGAGGATTTCCAAAACTAAGTCCATTGGACGAGCAGCATTCGTTCTCCTGGTTGCAAGGCAGACTTTGCGGTTATTGACTCTTACCGCGTGCAGAATCTTGCCAAGGCGTAAACGCGAAGAGAACGTCGTAGGCAATCTTGGGCAAGTATGA
- a CDS encoding alpha/beta fold hydrolase, translated as MLTTIENLTSIWQRVLQRSPIGPDENFFELGGTDPLADQLFSEIAQTYGRLIPSATIGHAPTITALAAVLEQPSPPLFNSAVQIKNGDEEAPVFIAPGLSGNVQFFKLAKHICTRHAIYGMQAPGIDGQEQPLERVEDMARFYVDSLRERWQNGPYILIGYSFGGMVALEMAQILLEKKEAVGLLVLLDAYPHPRYLSRDLRRRLFVQRVKGHVNVMRELPLPSVPSYFTSRIKGILHMGGPKHEVGDPGDNSRVTFAQTVPWVKQKAYAAYERYQPRFYPSKVKFVTTEIKSFFPGDPAAVWSKLISELVVDVIPGDHLDIATTEFEGLASVLTRYLSEYDDENFPKLSGGTIEDNETTKAQQGSGNLKR; from the coding sequence ATGCTCACTACAATCGAAAACCTTACCTCGATTTGGCAGCGTGTGCTGCAGCGGTCGCCCATAGGCCCTGACGAGAACTTTTTCGAACTCGGCGGTACCGACCCGTTGGCCGACCAACTCTTTTCCGAGATCGCTCAAACCTACGGCCGTCTGATCCCCAGTGCCACGATCGGCCACGCCCCCACCATCACCGCTCTCGCTGCCGTTTTGGAGCAGCCCAGCCCTCCCCTCTTCAACAGCGCTGTCCAGATCAAGAACGGCGACGAGGAGGCTCCGGTGTTCATTGCGCCTGGCCTCAGCGGCAACGTCCAGTTCTTCAAACTTGCCAAGCATATTTGCACCAGACATGCCATTTACGGAATGCAGGCTCCGGGGATCGACGGACAGGAGCAACCCTTGGAGCGCGTCGAAGACATGGCCCGGTTCTATGTCGACTCTCTTCGCGAGCGTTGGCAAAACGGTCCCTACATCCTGATCGGTTACTCGTTTGGTGGTATGGTGGCGCTCGAAATGGCGCAGATACTCTTAGAAAAGAAGGAGGCGGTTGGTCTGCTGGTTTTGTTGGATGCCTATCCTCACCCGCGATATCTCTCGCGTGACCTTCGCCGACGCCTGTTTGTCCAACGAGTCAAGGGCCATGTCAATGTCATGCGGGAGTTGCCCCTCCCCAGCGTTCCCTCCTATTTCACGAGCCGTATCAAGGGGATATTGCACATGGGCGGGCCGAAGCATGAAGTCGGCGATCCCGGCGACAATTCCCGGGTGACGTTCGCTCAGACGGTTCCGTGGGTCAAGCAAAAAGCGTATGCGGCCTATGAGAGGTATCAGCCTCGCTTTTACCCGAGCAAAGTAAAGTTCGTCACCACAGAGATCAAGTCTTTCTTCCCTGGAGACCCGGCGGCGGTCTGGAGCAAGCTCATTTCTGAACTTGTAGTCGATGTCATCCCCGGGGATCATCTCGACATCGCTACCACCGAATTTGAAGGCCTTGCCTCTGTGCTCACCCGCTACCTCAGCGAATATGACGACGAGAATTTTCCAAAGCTTTCCGGCGGGACGATAGAGGACAATGAAACCACAAAGGCACAGCAGGGATCAGGAAATCTGAAACGGTAA
- a CDS encoding HNH endonuclease, which produces MQSLHVHHLTYRSHSGGDVEPNLITLCATCHSRQHSTY; this is translated from the coding sequence ATGCAGAGCCTTCATGTACATCACCTCACGTATCGAAGCCATTCAGGAGGTGACGTAGAGCCCAATCTCATCACACTCTGCGCTACCTGCCACAGCAGGCAACACTCAACATACTAG
- the aceA gene encoding isocitrate lyase, with the protein MRSENTPEQQWNTDPRWKGVTRPYGAQDVAKLRGSIQVEHTLARLGAERLWWLLHNESYVAALGALTGNQAVQQVQAGLNAIYLSGWQVAADANNAGQMYPDQSLYPADSVPNVVRRINNCLMRADQIHHLDGKNGIYWMAPIVADAEAGFGGSLNAYELMKAMIEAGAACVHFEDQLSSAKKCGHLGGKVLVPTSEAIQKLVAARLAADVLGVPTLIMARTDADSAHLLTSDIDPRDREFVTGERTPEGFFHIRGGLDSAIARGLAYAPYADVIWCETSEPNLEQARHFADAIHAQFPGKLLAYNCSPSFNWKKKLDDRTIASFQKELAKMGYKFQFVTLAGFHALNLSMFELARGYKDTGMTAYSRLQEKEFAREAQYGYQAVKHQRFVGTGYFDALTQVIAQGASSTTALEGSTEQEQFSEVKLQMRPLHGPDAGCQPILGDCPSLVSEIMPTEEALLPSGD; encoded by the coding sequence ATGCGTAGCGAAAACACACCAGAGCAGCAATGGAACACCGACCCTCGCTGGAAGGGCGTTACCCGCCCGTACGGCGCACAGGACGTCGCCAAATTGCGTGGATCGATCCAGGTCGAGCACACCTTGGCACGTCTCGGCGCCGAGCGCCTCTGGTGGCTGTTGCACAACGAGTCCTATGTCGCCGCTCTCGGAGCCCTTACCGGCAACCAGGCCGTACAGCAGGTGCAGGCTGGGCTCAACGCCATCTACCTCAGCGGTTGGCAGGTTGCTGCCGATGCCAACAATGCGGGCCAGATGTATCCCGATCAGAGCCTGTATCCGGCGGACAGTGTCCCCAATGTCGTTCGTCGTATCAACAATTGCTTGATGCGCGCCGATCAGATCCATCACCTGGATGGTAAGAACGGGATCTACTGGATGGCGCCGATTGTGGCCGACGCAGAAGCCGGATTCGGCGGAAGCTTGAACGCCTACGAATTGATGAAAGCCATGATCGAAGCGGGAGCAGCCTGCGTGCACTTCGAAGACCAGCTTTCCTCGGCGAAGAAGTGTGGACACCTTGGGGGCAAAGTCCTCGTTCCAACCTCGGAAGCGATTCAGAAGCTCGTCGCGGCCCGTCTTGCGGCCGACGTGCTCGGCGTGCCGACACTGATCATGGCGCGTACCGACGCCGACAGCGCTCATCTTCTGACCAGCGACATTGATCCGCGCGATCGCGAGTTCGTCACCGGAGAACGCACTCCCGAAGGCTTCTTCCATATACGGGGAGGTCTCGATTCCGCGATTGCTCGCGGGCTTGCCTACGCACCCTATGCGGACGTGATCTGGTGCGAAACCTCGGAACCGAACCTCGAACAGGCGCGCCACTTTGCCGATGCGATCCATGCCCAGTTCCCCGGCAAACTCCTGGCCTACAACTGTTCGCCGTCATTCAACTGGAAGAAGAAACTCGATGACCGTACCATTGCCAGCTTTCAGAAGGAACTCGCCAAGATGGGATACAAGTTCCAGTTTGTCACGCTGGCTGGATTCCACGCCCTCAACTTGAGCATGTTTGAGTTGGCACGAGGCTACAAAGATACGGGCATGACGGCATATTCGCGTTTGCAGGAAAAAGAGTTTGCGCGCGAAGCGCAATACGGGTACCAGGCCGTGAAGCATCAGCGCTTCGTTGGCACAGGATACTTCGATGCCCTCACGCAGGTGATTGCGCAAGGCGCGTCCTCAACCACAGCGCTGGAGGGTTCCACTGAGCAGGAACAGTTCTCGGAGGTGAAACTTCAAATGCGCCCGCTCCATGGTCCGGATGCGGGATGCCAGCCGATTCTGGGCGATTGCCCGTCACTGGTGTCGGAAATCATGCCGACCGAGGAAGCGCTTCTGCCATCGGGGGATTAA
- the aceB gene encoding malate synthase A, with the protein MATMASTHSELETHILSPEASRFLNRLAREFEPRRRDLLARRQVRQKEIDGGALPGFLPETARVRDTEWTVAPIPQDLLDRRVEITGPVDRKMIINALNSGANVFMADFEDSNSPTWSNNLEGQANLRDAVEGTISYVSPEGKRYELKSTVATLMVRPRGWHLIERHFLVDGEPISASLFDFGLYFFHNAKQLVQKGTGPYFYLPKLESHLEARLWNDVFCFSQNALHIPRGTIRATVLIETILAAFEMDEILYELREHSAGLNCGRWDYIFSFIKKFRNRPDFVLPDRSIVTMDKHFLKSYVELLIKTCHRRGIHAMGGMAAQIPIKNDPVANEKALDKVRQDKLREVKAGHDGTWVAHPGLVPIAKEIFDTHMKGPNQIGHRRDDVHVASKDLLALTGGAITEQGLRWNIDVGLQYLESWLRGSGCVPIYNLMEDAATAEICRSQVWQWVRHGAKLSDGRCVTQTMVREIIAEEKRDLTGTRMADAAAIYEKMMTSPDFAEFLTLVAYDYVD; encoded by the coding sequence ATGGCAACGATGGCAAGCACCCACAGTGAACTCGAGACACACATCCTCAGCCCGGAAGCGAGCCGCTTTCTCAACCGTCTAGCACGAGAGTTCGAACCGCGGCGCCGCGACCTTCTGGCGCGCCGGCAAGTTCGCCAAAAAGAGATTGACGGCGGTGCGTTACCCGGCTTTCTGCCGGAGACGGCACGCGTTCGAGACACGGAATGGACGGTTGCACCGATTCCGCAAGATCTCCTCGACCGGCGCGTCGAGATCACAGGCCCCGTCGACCGCAAAATGATCATCAATGCCTTGAACTCGGGCGCGAATGTCTTTATGGCGGATTTTGAGGATTCGAATTCGCCAACATGGAGCAACAATCTCGAAGGACAGGCCAACCTTCGCGATGCCGTCGAAGGCACGATCAGCTATGTGAGTCCTGAGGGAAAGCGCTACGAACTGAAGTCCACGGTGGCGACTCTCATGGTTCGACCACGAGGTTGGCACTTGATCGAAAGACACTTCCTCGTCGACGGCGAGCCGATCTCGGCATCGTTATTCGATTTCGGGCTCTACTTCTTTCACAACGCCAAGCAGCTTGTCCAGAAGGGAACTGGACCCTATTTCTATTTGCCCAAACTGGAAAGCCACTTGGAGGCGCGCTTGTGGAACGACGTATTTTGCTTTTCCCAGAACGCACTCCACATCCCACGAGGCACAATCCGCGCAACTGTGCTGATTGAAACAATTCTGGCAGCCTTCGAGATGGACGAGATCCTCTATGAGTTGCGCGAACATTCCGCCGGATTGAACTGCGGACGCTGGGACTACATCTTCAGCTTCATCAAGAAATTTCGAAACCGCCCGGACTTCGTTCTACCCGATCGTTCGATTGTGACCATGGACAAACACTTTCTTAAGTCCTACGTGGAACTGCTGATTAAAACCTGTCACCGCCGCGGCATTCACGCGATGGGAGGAATGGCGGCGCAGATTCCGATCAAGAACGATCCCGTCGCCAATGAGAAAGCCCTCGACAAGGTGCGCCAGGATAAGCTTCGCGAGGTCAAGGCCGGGCACGACGGCACATGGGTGGCGCACCCTGGCCTGGTGCCGATCGCAAAAGAGATTTTCGACACACACATGAAAGGACCGAACCAGATCGGCCATCGCCGTGACGATGTTCACGTCGCCTCAAAGGATTTGCTTGCCCTCACCGGGGGGGCAATCACCGAGCAGGGCTTGCGGTGGAACATCGATGTCGGGCTGCAGTATCTGGAGTCGTGGCTGCGCGGCTCGGGATGTGTTCCCATCTACAACCTGATGGAAGATGCGGCAACGGCCGAAATCTGCCGGTCCCAGGTTTGGCAATGGGTAAGACACGGCGCCAAACTCAGCGACGGACGGTGCGTGACGCAGACTATGGTCCGCGAAATTATCGCGGAGGAGAAGCGTGATCTCACGGGCACACGCATGGCAGATGCCGCAGCAATTTATGAAAAGATGATGACCAGCCCGGATTTCGCGGAATTCCTGACCCTGGTGGCATATGATTACGTCGACTAG
- a CDS encoding tetratricopeptide repeat protein codes for MSPNSSGISDEFLAQLKEDLVCRRVARGMARLEDHRQLLTSFDPEQKNAALFAGYLAQWVDVGFQRPSLVKDIVARFPRAERAHLPLHHYLYLRMAEGMVAMSEESKEEALRHFDLVLSLEQETEDSELLSIANFWKGRCLRMKGEYDQALEFAVKGRQLALGLGHQPMAAVMRVLESWLFFQKGDIKQAVEILQAAEAVLSKTDDYLTLGNIHSAYGRIARRQGRYEHAIESFTAAIARYRKRDPQHRNVARSLNNMAYVKRLIALQLRRKIDADAARRRKAASRGRAGNDRGKLSYRSRFAELREQALAELGEAASIYEQYGNHHGLGSVHLNYGYLHLDNGDLDRAEVETKIAFRLGEERLDHILMARARLLQCMIENARVEEGIGENTEPGSHARLAQDCAQEAIELARQTENRRLLAHACIWQGLTHCNRFFDDSESARRCYDQALTLSKGVHVETAWDDLQTLKARVLRGGSVNPTLRAWSQGSVGDKTFQQITEEFAELIIPKVWEREGRKVSRVAARLSVSPKKVRRILNRVSRSKPAK; via the coding sequence ATGAGCCCCAACTCCAGCGGGATCTCGGATGAATTTCTCGCGCAACTGAAAGAAGACCTGGTGTGCCGGCGAGTAGCACGCGGGATGGCGCGTCTCGAAGACCATCGCCAGTTGCTCACCTCATTCGATCCCGAACAGAAGAACGCCGCACTTTTCGCGGGCTATCTCGCCCAGTGGGTGGACGTTGGGTTTCAGCGGCCGTCACTCGTCAAGGACATCGTCGCGCGCTTTCCGCGGGCGGAGCGTGCGCATCTCCCGCTCCACCACTACCTCTATCTGCGCATGGCGGAGGGGATGGTAGCGATGTCAGAGGAATCGAAAGAAGAGGCACTTCGGCACTTTGATCTTGTTCTCAGCCTGGAACAGGAGACGGAAGATAGCGAACTGTTGTCGATCGCGAATTTCTGGAAAGGCCGCTGCCTGCGCATGAAGGGCGAGTACGACCAGGCGCTCGAATTTGCGGTCAAGGGCAGACAGCTTGCGCTGGGACTTGGCCATCAACCCATGGCCGCGGTCATGCGAGTACTCGAAAGCTGGCTCTTTTTTCAAAAGGGAGACATCAAGCAGGCGGTCGAAATTCTGCAGGCTGCCGAGGCTGTCCTGAGCAAGACCGACGACTACCTCACTCTTGGCAACATCCATTCCGCTTACGGGCGGATTGCGCGGCGTCAAGGACGGTATGAGCACGCCATCGAGAGCTTTACCGCCGCCATCGCTCGCTACCGCAAGCGTGATCCGCAACATCGTAACGTCGCGCGATCGCTGAATAACATGGCTTATGTAAAGCGGCTGATCGCGCTGCAACTGCGCCGCAAGATCGATGCAGACGCAGCACGCCGAAGAAAGGCGGCCTCACGGGGTCGTGCGGGAAATGACCGCGGCAAGCTTTCTTATCGCAGTCGCTTTGCGGAACTTCGCGAGCAGGCACTGGCGGAACTTGGAGAAGCAGCCTCCATCTATGAGCAATACGGGAATCACCATGGATTGGGCAGCGTGCACTTGAACTATGGATATCTGCATTTGGACAACGGTGACCTGGACCGCGCTGAGGTCGAAACGAAAATCGCTTTCCGCCTTGGCGAAGAGAGACTTGACCACATCCTCATGGCGCGCGCACGCCTGCTGCAGTGCATGATCGAGAACGCTCGCGTCGAAGAAGGAATCGGGGAGAACACGGAACCGGGAAGTCACGCCCGCCTCGCGCAGGACTGCGCTCAGGAAGCAATCGAACTTGCTCGTCAAACCGAGAACCGCCGTCTGCTCGCGCACGCCTGCATCTGGCAAGGCCTGACCCACTGCAATCGCTTCTTCGATGATTCCGAATCGGCCCGCCGTTGCTACGATCAGGCCCTGACGCTCTCGAAAGGCGTCCATGTCGAAACTGCCTGGGACGACTTACAGACGCTGAAAGCCCGCGTACTGCGCGGCGGCAGCGTGAATCCGACGCTGCGCGCCTGGTCGCAGGGATCAGTAGGAGATAAGACGTTCCAGCAGATCACAGAAGAGTTCGCCGAGTTGATCATTCCCAAGGTCTGGGAGCGGGAGGGCCGCAAGGTGTCGCGCGTGGCGGCACGCCTCTCTGTCTCACCCAAGAAGGTTCGCCGCATTCTCAACCGCGTGAGCAGGAGCAAGCCCGCTAAGTAG
- a CDS encoding pesticin — translation MCAQQQRHDPIRPAPVVIKKYGNRRLYDSAGSRYVNLEDIAELVRAGQNVQVVDAKTGKDLTRVTLTQIITEDAKDKPTGLPLELLRQLIVASDEVRQEFVMWYLKSAFDTYQKVQDTVQSRLGEVQSAILSPVDMMKRFLGAPGPPEARAEAEPEPELDTLRRRVAELEKRLETSGRKTVPRRKRKAKV, via the coding sequence ATGTGTGCACAGCAGCAAAGGCACGATCCAATCCGTCCAGCCCCGGTCGTCATCAAGAAGTACGGCAACCGCCGCTTGTACGATTCCGCCGGGAGCCGCTACGTGAATCTCGAAGACATCGCGGAACTCGTTCGGGCCGGCCAGAACGTTCAGGTCGTCGACGCCAAGACGGGCAAGGACCTGACTCGCGTCACCTTGACCCAGATCATCACCGAGGATGCGAAAGATAAGCCGACAGGCTTGCCGCTCGAATTGCTGCGTCAACTCATCGTTGCGTCCGATGAAGTGCGGCAGGAATTCGTCATGTGGTATTTGAAATCCGCGTTTGATACGTATCAGAAAGTGCAGGACACGGTGCAGAGCCGGCTCGGCGAGGTCCAATCCGCCATTCTGTCGCCGGTGGATATGATGAAGCGGTTCCTGGGCGCACCGGGGCCTCCCGAGGCACGGGCCGAGGCTGAGCCCGAACCCGAACTGGATACTCTACGCAGGCGTGTAGCGGAATTGGAGAAGCGGCTGGAAACATCTGGAAGAAAAACTGTCCCGCGCCGGAAGCGCAAGGCAAAGGTATAA
- a CDS encoding long-chain-fatty-acid--CoA ligase has product MKIPLTPIRFLHYACDQFPDKVGVVCGDQRFTYAEFADRAMRLAGVLVGAGVRPGDRIAFLSTNCHRLLEAYYGVLEAGCILLPLNMRLSPQELAFVLNDAQARFLFVESAFVPLVESFRATVPSIEASFLLDGYREETWLSPRNYDEMLSASSPYACDFMQVDEDSVAELFYTSGSSDRPKGVMLTHRNVYLHALSVMAAGQTSPATLGDMSCQSVLLHTIPLFHANGWGTAHTITVAGGTHVMIHQFNPTEVFRLIEREHVTTCAMVPTMANVLVHSPERSKYNLSSLNMVIIGGAASSPTLVKEVEEKVGCTCISGYGLTETCPTLAKSPLKSAIPTAGEERYVRQSMTGFAIPGAELRVVGQNGKDVPHDGTVMGEIVARSDGVMEGYWRQPEATAAALKDGWFHTGDMATVDAHNYIQIVDRKKEIIVSGGENISSLEVEKVLLAHASVYEAAVIPIPDDKWGEVPMGVVVLKPGAQATAADLLEFCRARLSHYKCPRSIEFVASMPKTGSGKLLKRELQSAVLHDGRFALRRDQPSEVVQNSQ; this is encoded by the coding sequence ATGAAGATCCCACTTACTCCCATTCGTTTCCTGCACTATGCGTGCGACCAGTTTCCCGACAAGGTCGGAGTAGTGTGCGGCGACCAACGCTTCACTTATGCGGAATTTGCGGACCGCGCCATGCGTCTGGCGGGAGTGCTCGTCGGCGCGGGCGTTCGGCCCGGCGATCGCATCGCTTTCCTCAGCACAAATTGTCACCGGTTGCTGGAGGCTTACTACGGAGTGCTGGAGGCGGGCTGTATTTTGCTGCCCTTGAACATGCGCCTGAGCCCGCAAGAACTGGCTTTCGTTTTGAATGATGCGCAGGCCAGGTTTCTGTTCGTCGAATCGGCGTTCGTCCCGCTCGTGGAATCGTTTCGCGCTACGGTTCCGTCCATCGAAGCTTCGTTCCTTTTGGACGGTTACCGCGAGGAGACGTGGCTTTCGCCGCGGAACTATGACGAAATGTTGTCGGCTTCTTCTCCCTATGCTTGTGACTTCATGCAGGTGGATGAGGATTCCGTGGCCGAGCTGTTCTATACCAGCGGCAGCAGCGACCGTCCGAAAGGAGTGATGCTCACTCATCGCAACGTATATCTGCACGCATTGTCTGTGATGGCCGCGGGCCAGACTTCTCCGGCGACGTTGGGAGATATGTCGTGCCAATCCGTGCTGCTGCACACCATTCCTTTGTTTCACGCGAACGGGTGGGGGACGGCTCATACCATCACGGTTGCGGGAGGCACGCACGTCATGATTCACCAATTCAATCCAACGGAAGTGTTCCGCCTGATCGAGCGGGAGCACGTGACCACTTGTGCAATGGTTCCCACGATGGCCAATGTGCTGGTGCATTCTCCGGAGCGGTCGAAGTACAACCTGAGCAGTTTGAACATGGTCATCATCGGCGGAGCGGCTTCGTCCCCGACGCTGGTGAAAGAGGTTGAAGAGAAGGTCGGCTGCACATGCATCTCTGGATATGGGTTGACGGAAACTTGTCCCACGCTGGCAAAATCGCCGCTGAAGTCGGCGATTCCGACAGCCGGGGAGGAGCGCTACGTTCGTCAGTCCATGACGGGGTTTGCGATTCCGGGGGCTGAGCTGCGCGTCGTCGGCCAGAACGGGAAAGACGTTCCGCACGATGGTACGGTGATGGGCGAGATCGTGGCCCGGAGCGACGGCGTCATGGAAGGTTACTGGCGTCAGCCCGAAGCTACTGCCGCCGCGCTGAAAGACGGTTGGTTCCACACCGGCGACATGGCCACCGTTGACGCTCACAATTACATTCAGATTGTTGACCGCAAGAAAGAAATCATTGTGAGCGGCGGGGAAAATATTTCTTCCCTGGAAGTGGAGAAAGTACTGCTGGCGCACGCGAGCGTTTACGAAGCTGCCGTGATTCCAATTCCTGATGACAAATGGGGAGAGGTCCCGATGGGAGTGGTCGTGCTGAAGCCGGGCGCTCAAGCCACAGCAGCCGATCTTCTGGAATTCTGTCGCGCGCGGTTGTCGCACTACAAGTGTCCGCGATCGATCGAATTCGTCGCGAGCATGCCCAAGACTGGCAGTGGGAAACTCCTGAAACGCGAACTCCAAAGCGCTGTCCTGCATGACGGCCGGTTCGCCCTTCGGCGTGATCAGCCGAGCGAAGTGGTTCAGAATTCGCAGTAG